In Legionella lytica, one genomic interval encodes:
- a CDS encoding rhodanese-like domain-containing protein, whose protein sequence is MEQLGQFITNHWQLWLLFIIVLFLTFLNELITQKKKAKQLSPQAAVDLINNENAVVIDLRDKEAFKKGHIIDAIHAKNDDFEQQKMDKYKNQPIILVCERGLQSPAIATKISAQGYKPSVLNGGMNAWLNADLPIVKGK, encoded by the coding sequence ATGGAACAATTAGGTCAATTTATTACAAATCACTGGCAACTGTGGCTCCTTTTCATCATCGTGTTATTTCTAACTTTCCTTAATGAATTAATCACACAAAAGAAAAAAGCGAAACAACTATCACCACAAGCAGCAGTTGATCTAATCAATAACGAAAATGCCGTAGTAATCGACTTGCGCGACAAAGAAGCCTTTAAAAAAGGACATATCATTGACGCAATTCATGCTAAAAATGACGATTTCGAACAACAAAAAATGGATAAGTACAAAAATCAACCCATTATTTTAGTTTGTGAACGTGGCTTACAATCTCCAGCCATCGCAACTAAAATAAGCGCTCAAGGTTATAAACCTTCGGTACTCAACGGTGGAATGAATGCCTGGCTAAATGCTGACTTGCCCATCGTAAAAGGGAAGTAA
- the secB gene encoding protein-export chaperone SecB gives MAEQANQEQQNLETQFMIQRVYVKDLSFETPNTPAVFQQQWEPELTLDINTTSNQLEAGVFEVVLTVTATVNNQKEVAFLVEVKQAGIFTIQGAPTEQLDHLLNSFCPSILFPYAREAITSQVIRGSFPQLVLAPINFDALYMQQLAEKQQSAQTQEESTTH, from the coding sequence ATGGCTGAACAAGCAAACCAAGAACAACAAAACCTTGAAACTCAATTCATGATCCAACGCGTTTATGTTAAAGATTTATCCTTTGAAACGCCAAATACTCCTGCCGTATTCCAACAACAATGGGAACCTGAGTTAACTCTTGATATTAATACTACGTCAAACCAATTAGAAGCTGGTGTTTTCGAAGTAGTTTTAACCGTAACTGCTACTGTAAACAACCAAAAAGAAGTTGCATTCTTGGTTGAAGTGAAACAAGCTGGTATTTTCACTATTCAAGGCGCTCCAACTGAGCAGTTAGACCATTTGCTTAATAGTTTCTGCCCAAGCATTCTATTCCCTTATGCTCGTGAAGCAATTACATCACAAGTTATTCGTGGCAGCTTCCCACAACTCGTATTAGCGCCAATTAATTTTGATGCTTTGTACATGCAACAACTTGCAGAAAAACAACAAAGCGCCCAAACTCAAGAAGAATCTACTACTCACTAA
- a CDS encoding aspartate-semialdehyde dehydrogenase: MSIELNVAIVGVTGAVGETFLTVLEERQLPIRNLYPLASSRSVGKTITFNKQQFDVLDLAEFDFSQADIALFSAGGAVSKEYAPKAAAAGCIVIDNSSCFRYEEDIPLVVPEVNPHRIADYRNRNIIANPNCSTIQMVVALKPLYDAAGISRINVATYQSVSGTGKKAISELISQVGDLLNGRPGKVGVYPQQIAFNAIPHIDQFEDNGYTREEMKMVWETRKIMEDAEILVNPTAVRVPVIYGHSEAIHVELKRPMSATEARALLSKAPGVQVVDNPAKASYPTVLKNAVGHDDVFVGRIREDLSHPNGLNLWVVADNIRKGAASNAVQIAEILQREYL, from the coding sequence ATGAGCATAGAATTAAATGTAGCTATAGTAGGTGTTACGGGGGCTGTTGGCGAAACCTTTCTAACTGTTTTAGAAGAGCGTCAGCTTCCAATTAGGAACCTTTATCCTTTAGCTAGTTCTCGTTCAGTGGGTAAGACCATTACGTTTAATAAGCAACAATTCGATGTTTTGGATTTAGCTGAATTCGATTTTAGCCAGGCAGATATTGCTTTGTTTTCTGCGGGGGGTGCGGTATCTAAAGAGTATGCTCCTAAGGCTGCGGCAGCAGGTTGTATTGTTATTGATAACAGTTCATGCTTTCGTTATGAAGAGGACATTCCTCTAGTGGTTCCTGAGGTTAATCCACACCGTATTGCAGATTATCGAAATAGAAACATTATTGCGAATCCTAATTGCTCCACGATTCAAATGGTGGTTGCGCTAAAACCGCTTTATGATGCAGCAGGGATTTCACGAATTAATGTAGCTACTTACCAATCAGTTTCTGGTACTGGGAAAAAAGCAATTAGTGAGCTTATTTCACAAGTAGGGGATTTGCTCAATGGCCGACCAGGGAAAGTTGGTGTTTATCCCCAGCAGATCGCCTTTAATGCGATTCCTCACATTGACCAATTTGAAGATAACGGATATACCCGTGAAGAAATGAAGATGGTTTGGGAAACACGCAAAATTATGGAAGATGCAGAGATTTTAGTGAATCCAACTGCGGTGCGTGTACCGGTGATTTATGGTCATTCAGAGGCAATTCATGTGGAGTTAAAACGCCCCATGTCTGCGACTGAGGCACGTGCTCTTCTTTCTAAAGCTCCCGGGGTTCAGGTAGTTGATAATCCCGCTAAAGCCAGCTACCCCACGGTGCTAAAAAATGCAGTAGGGCATGATGATGTATTTGTCGGCCGTATTCGTGAAGATCTCTCTCATCCCAATGGATTAAATTTGTGGGTGGTTGCGGATAATATCCGTAAGGGCGCTGCATCTAATGCGGTGCAAATTGCGGAGATTCTGCAAAGGGAATATTTGTAG
- the grxC gene encoding glutaredoxin 3, with protein MAEVIIYTTGYCPYCIRAKDLLNRKNAAFTEIRVDLQPELREEMMQKSNRHTVPQIFINGHHVGGCDDLHALEAQGKLDQLLRG; from the coding sequence ATGGCTGAGGTTATTATCTATACCACCGGTTATTGTCCTTACTGCATCAGAGCCAAGGACCTTCTAAACAGGAAAAATGCTGCATTTACAGAAATTCGTGTGGATTTACAGCCCGAACTTCGTGAAGAAATGATGCAAAAAAGTAACAGGCATACAGTACCTCAGATATTCATTAATGGTCATCATGTTGGTGGCTGCGATGATTTGCATGCCCTGGAAGCTCAGGGAAAATTAGATCAATTACTAAGAGGATAG
- a CDS encoding Smr/MutS family protein has translation MVDDFLSDEDKALFREHMRSVKPLNEKSKRVKTESVSKPPIPRKKRIEPIIEERTEYYLSDTIQETVLSQTTLSYAQSGLTNQRFKELKNGKIPWEGRLDLHGLKADNARDLLCRFIHSQAENGKRCLLIIHGKGGHLGAPPVIKNLVNRWLPQLDDVLAFHSAQPKDGGTGAVYVLLKRNRL, from the coding sequence ATGGTTGATGACTTTCTGTCTGATGAAGACAAAGCCTTGTTTCGCGAACACATGCGTAGCGTCAAACCATTAAATGAAAAGAGCAAGCGGGTAAAGACCGAATCAGTCTCCAAGCCCCCTATTCCACGGAAAAAAAGAATAGAACCCATAATTGAAGAAAGAACCGAATATTATTTATCAGATACCATCCAAGAGACGGTTTTGTCACAAACCACCTTGTCTTATGCTCAATCGGGATTAACTAATCAGCGTTTCAAAGAACTAAAAAATGGCAAGATCCCCTGGGAAGGTCGTTTAGATTTACATGGATTAAAAGCGGATAACGCACGCGATTTATTGTGCCGATTTATTCATAGCCAAGCAGAAAATGGCAAACGGTGCCTTTTAATTATTCACGGCAAAGGTGGTCATCTGGGAGCACCGCCTGTTATTAAAAATTTAGTTAACCGTTGGTTACCTCAATTAGATGATGTGCTTGCCTTTCATAGCGCTCAGCCCAAAGATGGTGGGACGGGAGCTGTTTATGTGTTATTAAAAAGAAACAGGCTCTAA
- the murI gene encoding glutamate racemase, which yields MDSNQLAIGVFDSGMGGLTVLRVLKECLPQESFIYLGDTARLPYGTKSPDTVKQYAMQMAKLLVERRIKALVIACNTATTAALPYLQSMLPDMPVLGVVMPGAQAVVAATKNQRVAVLATETTIASKAYQELIVQQLPDAVISTRACSVLVALAEEGMTDNQVAREALKHYLDGFKDEDTVLLGCTHFPVFKSLLTDLLPKGVTIVDSAHATAHSLCALLEQKKLLNDSSAAASVNYLVTDSIKRFQSVGEIFLGETLSAADIELVDVR from the coding sequence TTGGATTCTAATCAATTAGCTATTGGGGTATTTGATTCAGGGATGGGGGGACTGACCGTTTTACGTGTATTGAAAGAATGCTTACCTCAAGAGTCATTTATTTATTTAGGTGATACTGCTCGCCTTCCTTATGGTACCAAGAGCCCGGATACCGTAAAACAATATGCGATGCAAATGGCGAAGTTACTTGTAGAGCGGCGAATTAAAGCCTTGGTAATTGCTTGTAATACGGCAACAACTGCCGCGTTGCCTTATTTGCAATCCATGTTGCCTGATATGCCCGTGCTCGGGGTGGTTATGCCAGGAGCTCAAGCTGTTGTTGCTGCCACCAAAAATCAGCGTGTTGCTGTTTTAGCTACGGAAACGACGATTGCGTCTAAAGCATATCAAGAGCTTATCGTACAACAGTTGCCTGATGCTGTAATTAGTACACGTGCATGTAGTGTTTTAGTGGCGTTGGCAGAAGAGGGAATGACGGATAATCAGGTAGCTCGTGAAGCGCTAAAACATTATTTAGATGGTTTTAAGGATGAAGACACCGTATTGCTTGGCTGTACGCATTTCCCAGTATTTAAATCATTATTAACCGATTTATTGCCAAAAGGGGTTACTATTGTTGATTCGGCCCATGCAACGGCCCATTCATTGTGCGCTTTACTGGAGCAGAAAAAATTACTTAATGATTCATCTGCGGCTGCAAGCGTTAATTATTTAGTAACTGATTCAATTAAACGCTTTCAGTCTGTTGGTGAAATATTTTTAGGAGAGACTCTAAGTGCCGCAGACATTGAATTAGTCGACGTGCGTTAA
- the prmB gene encoding 50S ribosomal protein L3 N(5)-glutamine methyltransferase, producing MSNYILKETEELSTVLDFLRFSLSCAIDAQLYYGHGTDNAWDDMRSLILRSLSLPYDIDPMLLNGRLTTSEKKFLCEQLEKRINQRVPVPYLIKEAYFCDLPFYVDERVLIPRSPIAELINQQFTPWIEADKVGRILDLCTGSGCIAIACCYAFPEAQVDAVDISSEALAVAAINCEELGVDEQLTLIESDCFAKVPKARYDLIVSNPPYVGKEEMQTLPDEFRHEPVLALETGNNGLAIVEDILRNAHEYLSDHGILVVEVGNSEEILNDAYPHVPFTWLDMSHGGQGVFLLTKQQLDEYFNVR from the coding sequence ATGAGTAATTATATTCTTAAAGAAACGGAAGAATTATCAACAGTTTTGGATTTTTTACGTTTTAGTTTGTCTTGTGCTATTGACGCACAATTGTATTATGGCCATGGCACAGACAATGCCTGGGACGACATGCGATCTTTAATATTGAGAAGTTTATCTCTTCCTTATGATATTGATCCGATGCTATTAAATGGTCGCCTGACGACTAGTGAAAAAAAATTCTTATGTGAACAATTGGAGAAACGAATTAATCAACGTGTTCCTGTTCCTTATTTAATTAAAGAAGCTTATTTTTGTGATTTGCCATTTTATGTGGATGAGCGCGTATTAATTCCTCGCTCTCCTATAGCTGAATTGATTAATCAGCAATTTACTCCTTGGATTGAGGCGGACAAAGTTGGCCGCATATTGGATTTATGTACGGGAAGTGGTTGTATTGCCATCGCTTGCTGTTATGCCTTCCCTGAAGCTCAGGTTGATGCAGTAGATATTTCTAGCGAAGCACTGGCCGTTGCTGCCATCAATTGTGAAGAGCTTGGTGTTGACGAGCAACTTACTCTAATTGAATCGGATTGTTTCGCCAAAGTGCCTAAGGCCCGCTATGATTTAATTGTGAGTAATCCTCCTTATGTTGGTAAGGAAGAAATGCAGACCTTACCGGATGAGTTTCGACATGAACCAGTGTTGGCTTTAGAGACAGGAAATAACGGTTTGGCCATTGTAGAAGACATCTTAAGAAATGCTCATGAATACCTTAGTGACCATGGAATTTTAGTTGTGGAAGTGGGTAACAGTGAAGAAATACTAAATGATGCTTATCCACATGTTCCATTTACCTGGTTGGATATGAGTCATGGCGGGCAAGGGGTGTTCTTGTTAACGAAACAGCAATTGGACGAATACTTCAATGTCAGGTAA
- a CDS encoding NAD(P)H-dependent glycerol-3-phosphate dehydrogenase, with the protein MDKKTIAILGAGSWGTAVAIHLSQIGHRVLLWAHNPAHVALMAKEKANSRYLPDIGFPQTLIPVDDLSQCMREADHVIVAVPSHAFAEILSKINKPTAAQGLAWITKGIDPQSHLLLSQLVEQRFGPDLPVAMISGPSFAKEVARFLPTALTLAGNNLAFQKSIRALLHHNNIRVYLSDDLIGLQVCGAVKNVLAIGCGISDGLGYGANAKAALITRGLAEMSRLGLSLGANADTFLGLAGVGDLVLTCTDDQSRNRRFGLLLGKNTSISEAEKQIGQVVEGKSNAAQVCFLAQQNRIEMPICEHINALLQGNVSVKEAVNSLMSRPPREE; encoded by the coding sequence ATGGATAAAAAAACTATTGCCATATTAGGTGCCGGCTCATGGGGCACCGCTGTTGCAATTCATTTATCCCAGATAGGGCATCGTGTTTTGCTATGGGCGCATAACCCTGCGCACGTAGCCCTTATGGCTAAAGAAAAAGCTAATTCTCGTTATTTACCTGATATTGGTTTCCCGCAGACTTTAATTCCGGTTGATGATTTAAGCCAATGCATGCGCGAGGCAGACCATGTCATTGTTGCCGTTCCTTCCCATGCATTTGCCGAGATTCTTTCTAAAATCAATAAACCTACGGCAGCTCAAGGCCTGGCCTGGATTACTAAAGGAATTGATCCCCAAAGCCATTTACTACTCAGCCAATTAGTCGAACAACGTTTTGGCCCAGATTTACCAGTTGCCATGATTAGTGGCCCGTCATTTGCCAAAGAAGTAGCTCGTTTTTTGCCAACTGCATTGACTCTTGCCGGAAATAATTTAGCGTTTCAAAAAAGTATTCGCGCATTACTTCATCATAATAATATTCGTGTTTATCTCAGCGACGACTTAATTGGCTTACAAGTCTGTGGTGCGGTTAAAAACGTATTGGCGATTGGTTGTGGGATTAGTGATGGTTTAGGTTATGGGGCAAATGCTAAAGCAGCTCTGATTACTCGCGGCTTAGCAGAAATGAGTCGTTTAGGCCTAAGCTTAGGTGCGAACGCCGATACGTTCCTAGGATTAGCAGGTGTAGGCGACCTGGTATTAACATGTACAGATGATCAATCTCGTAATCGTCGTTTTGGCTTGCTTCTAGGCAAAAATACCAGTATAAGTGAAGCAGAGAAACAAATTGGTCAAGTTGTAGAAGGAAAAAGTAACGCTGCACAAGTGTGTTTTCTAGCCCAACAAAACCGAATTGAAATGCCCATTTGTGAGCATATTAACGCACTGCTACAAGGGAACGTTAGTGTTAAAGAGGCTGTTAATAGTTTAATGAGCCGTCCCCCCAGGGAAGAATAA
- the aroC gene encoding chorismate synthase, whose product MSGNTFGSLFTVTTFGESHGPAIGCIVDGCPPGMELREEDIQPFLDKRKPGQSKYTTQRREDDKVQILSGVFEGKTTGTPIALLIPNMDQRSRDYEEIKELFRPGHADFTYHHKYGHRDYRGGGRSSARETAARVAAGAIARLYLQRHLQVEIVGYLEQMGDLVLHFDHEQEINNNPFFCPNNQQIEALAEYIDRLRRQGDSVGARVKVVAKNVPVGLGDPVFDKLDATLAFAMMSINAVKGVEIGAGFTAVNQLGSVHRDQMSKEGFLSNNAGGILGGISTGQNIEVSMALKPTSSITTPGKTMNVSGEEVAVVTKGRHDPCVGIRAVPIAEAMMALVLMDHYLRQKAIQ is encoded by the coding sequence ATGTCAGGTAATACCTTTGGAAGCTTATTTACCGTCACAACCTTTGGTGAAAGTCATGGCCCGGCTATTGGGTGTATTGTCGATGGTTGTCCTCCAGGCATGGAATTACGCGAGGAGGATATCCAGCCTTTTTTAGATAAGCGTAAACCGGGGCAGTCTAAATACACCACGCAACGGAGAGAAGACGATAAGGTGCAAATTCTTTCCGGTGTTTTTGAAGGAAAAACGACCGGAACACCAATTGCTTTATTGATCCCAAATATGGATCAGCGTTCACGTGATTATGAGGAAATAAAGGAGCTGTTTCGCCCTGGTCATGCTGATTTTACTTATCACCATAAATATGGCCATCGTGATTATCGCGGCGGCGGACGTTCTTCCGCGCGTGAAACCGCAGCTCGAGTTGCTGCTGGTGCGATTGCGCGCTTGTATTTACAGCGCCATTTGCAAGTGGAGATTGTTGGTTATCTGGAGCAAATGGGTGATTTAGTCTTGCATTTTGATCATGAGCAGGAAATTAATAATAATCCATTTTTCTGCCCGAATAATCAACAGATTGAAGCACTGGCAGAGTATATTGATCGTTTGCGTCGGCAAGGTGATTCGGTTGGTGCCCGAGTTAAGGTTGTTGCCAAAAATGTGCCGGTAGGCTTGGGAGATCCGGTATTTGATAAACTGGATGCGACCTTAGCTTTTGCTATGATGTCGATTAATGCAGTCAAAGGTGTTGAGATTGGGGCAGGTTTTACCGCGGTTAACCAGTTAGGTTCTGTTCATCGCGATCAAATGTCAAAAGAAGGTTTTTTAAGTAATAATGCGGGTGGAATTTTAGGTGGGATTTCTACTGGGCAAAATATAGAAGTCAGTATGGCTTTAAAACCCACCTCGAGTATTACCACTCCAGGCAAAACAATGAATGTTTCTGGCGAAGAGGTGGCTGTTGTGACTAAGGGGCGCCATGATCCCTGCGTGGGAATTAGAGCAGTGCCTATCGCTGAGGCAATGATGGCATTAGTGCTGATGGACCATTATCTACGGCAAAAGGCAATACAATAA